Within Candidatus Saccharimonadales bacterium, the genomic segment TACCCGTCAAAAACTTAAATCCACCAATGATAATAAAGACAACGGCTATATATCCGACAAGCTGAAGCATTAGTTCGATGACGTTAAGGACAATAGTCCAGATAAACTTAGAGATTCCCCCTGAGTCGTTTGGATTTTTAATCGTACAGTCCGCATTTTGAATGCCCTTGTACCAGGCAGGGAAGGTCAAAAGGCGATCACTACATGCGGCAACCGTTGTTTGCGGCAACGCGACGGTCATCGTTGCGCCACCAAGTGTCGCTACGAATAGTAACGCGGCACTCCAGTTTCGTATTTTTTGCATCATACTCATATCCTTTAGTTAAATACTCCGCCAGGTACCAGAAAGTTAAGAAACACGTACATCAGTCCAAACGCTGCTATACCGATCACCACATTCGTAATAACGGTAATGGCTTTTTTTGTTTGTTCTGCTTTGTCACCGGCACTTGCGTATAAGATTGACCCGTATACGATACCCCCGACAGCCAATATGCCGACTCCGGCAGTCATAATGTTTAGGACGATCAGGAGAACACCCCAAACGGCACTATCCTCTGCTTTAGTAGCGCCTTTTTTTTGTGGGCAACTGATAATTGATGTTGTAACGCCTCCACAAGAAGAAGTAGCAGCGTTTGCAGTCGCTGGTGCTCCGACCAAAGCACCAGTGCCCAACACAAGGCCAAATATGAGGAAACTTATTTTTTGTTTTATATGATTCATGTCTACCTATAAAATACGATAAAACCACTACAAGGGCAAGTATTTCGCCAAATAAAGCTGTCAAAAATACAGTGTTTTAACATTTGCTTTTACTTGACTTTTAATCTGTAAAGTGGTAGGATAGCAGAGTTATGTGGGATCTGCGTATTGCACATCCGTTCAGTAAATTTTCGGGACGGAAAATCTTGACATGTGTCGCTGTACTTTTAGTGACGTGTTTTCTGTACATTTTTGTCGCGGCGCCAACAGCTCACGCAGCAGACGCCCAATGGAGCGGCGACTCTATCACTTACGGTGGCCAGCAGTATACAAAAATAGATAGAAGCAACAGTGCATATAGCACCACGCTACCCGGAGCGGTACAATACCTCTACTTGGAAACCCCGCTCTCAAGCGCTGGCACCGGGCTTCACACAGCGCATGTCATTTACTTTGCAGACGGAGTTGACCCCCCGAAAGCCACTACCGCAAACTACATTACCTACAATTATGTCGCCCCAAGTACGTACAACCAGGCAACTGCTGCCAAAGCTATTAGCTTAACGGTTCAGCCGCCAGCAGAAACAACAAACCCCGGAACATCTTCATGTAAAATGGACCGTGACACGCCTGGATTAAGCTGGGTCATCTGTCCAGTTACGAACACTTTGGCAAACGCAATGGACTCACTCTACGGGATACTGAGTAGCTTCCTGACCGTCAGGCCCGTACAGACCAATCAAGAAAACGCACTCTACCGCGCATGGTCTATCATGCGTAACTTTGCCAATGTCGCATTCGTGATTGGGTTTTTGATTATTATTTACTCGCAAATATCAAACATCGGGCTTACAAACTATGGGATCAAGAAAATGTTACCGCGACTTATCATCGCGGCAATCTTGGTGAACATATCCTATTGGATCTGTGCTATTGCTATCGATATCTCTAATATTGCCGGGTACTCTATCCAGGACATATTCATTGGTATCCGTAATAGTATTGTCGGGACTGAAGGGAATGGATGGGTTGAAGGCAGCGGTGTTGTTGGGTCTATATCCTGGAAATCCATTGCAGCCATAGTATTATCCGGAGGCATAGCCGGTGGCATTGGGATAGCCGCGCTCTTGGTTAACCCAGGTTCAATCTTTATGTTGTTGCCTATCCTACTGGGTGTTATCACCGCTGCGCTTATCGCCCTATTAGTGCTTGCAGCCCGCCAGGCAATTATTACTATCCTGGTCATCGTTGCGCCTTTGGCATTCGTGGCCTATTTATTACCAAATACTGAAAAGTATTTTGAAAAATGGCGTGAATTATTTACAACAATGCTTGTTATGTTCCCGATTTTCTCGATTATATTTGGAGGGTCACAACTTGCTGGAACGGCAATTATTCAGAATGCCGATTCTATTATTACTGTCATCCTAGGAATGGGTGTCCAGGTAGCGCCGGTAGTTATTACGCCACTTATTGTTCGATTTAGCGGATCGCTACTCGGCAAGATTGCCGGCATGGTTAACAACCCGAACAAAGGTCTTATCGATCGCACCCGCAAATGGGCAGGTGAAAGAGGCGACCAGTACACTTCTAAGGTTATGGGTAACCGTGACAATAAATATAACGACGTATTTAGCCGGACTGGACGACGCATACGCCAAGGCCAACGCTTCCGCGAGGAGCTGAAAAAATCCAACGATGCGGCAGCGGACAATATTTTCCATGGATCAGAGGGCAAAAAGGGCTATGGCAGGATTGACGAGATTAACCGTGGGCTTGAACAAGATAAGCAAATTATTGAACACAAACACGATAAACACTGGAACGACACTGTTAGCGTCAATGCCAAACTGCTTGAAAAAGAATTACAGGTTCGTTTAACAGGCGACCAGGCCGAGCAGGCCAAGAAGCACTTGGATACAATATATACCGAAGCGCAATATGGAGCCCGGCCCGCAGCGTTCAACTCCCTTGGCCGCAATATTTCACCGTCAATGGTCGACATCATTAATAATACTCAGGATACTGCTTTAGAAATTACCCGCGAAGCCCTTCGCAAGCAAAATGCCGACAGGGCACTCAGTAGCATGCAACACAAAGATATCAAAGAAAGCGACGCCGACCAACAAGTACGCATCGGTGGTGTCCGTGGCGAACTTGGCGCGAACAGCGCGGTTGCGTATGCTATTAGCGAAGAACGTAAAGCTTTTGGCCAGGGATCTGCAGAGAGCTCAGAATTGTGGCGGCACTTCAACCCGGATTCTAAGGAACTTCAGAAGTTTATCAAAGGCGAGGCCATCACGTTGGAGGACGACACTGGAACTAGCCGTACCTTCAAGGCTGACGACATGTATGCCCGCGATGCAGCCATTGAGATGCAGATCACCGAAGGTCCCGTTAAATATGCTATCGAAATCGGAAGCATGTCTGGTGGGGAACTGTACGACTACCGAACCACGGTTGCATCTGCCTGGGCTAAAGCCGGCTTAAGCAGGAAGACAAGCTTCGCGGGTGGAACTGTTCTAGATCAGATAAAATCCGGGTATTTCACATCTCCTGATAAGTTCACCAAGGGCGCCGCTCAGGATGCTATCGCCAAAGGTAAGATCGCACCTGACGTATTAGCTGACATCGACGTAGACGCAGTCCAAACATA encodes:
- a CDS encoding pilin → MMQKIRNWSAALLFVATLGGATMTVALPQTTVAACSDRLLTFPAWYKGIQNADCTIKNPNDSGGISKFIWTIVLNVIELMLQLVGYIAVVFIIIGGFKFLTGTGTPDTVAKARTTILNAIIGLVISIFSVAIVNVVAGTLK